A window of the Hyalangium minutum genome harbors these coding sequences:
- a CDS encoding alpha-E domain-containing protein, whose protein sequence is MIARVAEHCFWLGRYLERAESTARVLQVTGTLALDAGLSPEQVWSPVVVVFGERERFDALHGTVAESDGEQVQQYMVWEQKNPSSLIEVLSWARENARAIREVVSLECWEVLNELYLWLHSEEARREFKEHRYGFYRHVRRMAQLCLGLFRNTMLHDAPLDFITLGVLLERVGQTARVLDVHHHAFKQLPDGHQVVETSLWLSLLRACSGFEAFMKRNQGKVTGDAVASFLLFEQEFPRSIRYCLKSATRYLEEFHPPGTRGLPGAETVALSKQLLARLRPDALADPNITIHSLLTHVVDSTAALCQSLAAEFFGTPKTLGSQVQAQ, encoded by the coding sequence ATGATCGCGCGAGTGGCGGAGCACTGCTTCTGGCTCGGGCGCTACCTGGAGCGCGCCGAGAGCACGGCCCGGGTGCTCCAGGTGACGGGCACGCTGGCGCTGGACGCGGGGCTGTCTCCGGAGCAGGTCTGGAGCCCCGTGGTGGTCGTCTTCGGCGAGCGCGAGCGCTTCGATGCGCTCCACGGCACCGTGGCCGAGAGCGACGGCGAGCAGGTGCAGCAGTACATGGTGTGGGAGCAGAAGAACCCCTCCAGCCTGATCGAGGTGCTGAGCTGGGCTCGCGAGAACGCGCGCGCCATCCGCGAGGTGGTGAGCCTCGAGTGCTGGGAGGTCCTCAACGAGCTGTACCTGTGGCTGCACAGCGAGGAGGCCCGGAGGGAGTTCAAGGAGCACCGCTACGGCTTCTACCGCCACGTGCGCCGCATGGCGCAGCTGTGCCTGGGTCTGTTCCGCAACACCATGCTCCACGACGCGCCGCTGGACTTCATCACGCTGGGCGTGCTCCTGGAGCGCGTGGGGCAGACGGCCCGCGTGCTGGACGTGCACCACCATGCCTTCAAGCAACTGCCGGATGGCCACCAGGTGGTGGAGACGAGCCTCTGGCTGTCGTTGCTGCGCGCCTGCTCGGGCTTCGAGGCCTTCATGAAGCGCAACCAGGGCAAGGTGACGGGCGACGCTGTGGCCTCCTTCCTCCTCTTCGAGCAGGAGTTCCCGCGCTCCATCCGCTACTGCCTGAAGTCCGCGACGCGCTACCTGGAGGAGTTCCACCCGCCCGGAACGAGGGGCCTGCCCGGAGCGGAGACGGTGGCGCTGAGCAAGCAGTTGCTCGCGAGGCTGAGACCGGATGCTCTCGCGGATCCGAACATCACCATCCACAGCTTGCTCACCCACGTGGTGGATTCCACCGCCGCGCTCTGCCAGTCCCTGGCCGCCGAGTTCTTCGGCACGCCCAAGACCCTGGGTTCCCAGGTTCAGGCCCAGTAA
- a CDS encoding class II glutamine amidotransferase has translation MPNLLATSFEGTLAPSLDLRCLAPGNKLPDGWGLGYYPGSEPSAQVLKEHAPPPGGSIHSELVKAWGHLESPLFLLHIRNAKWGAISDANTQPFCRSYGGRDWMFGHSGSLRRALPPPPEIHLAPVGSTDSELVFCRLLSWVQAAGWQRLGEVDLERLRDWLEEINSFGPLTLFFTDGQDLCVYADAQSATGAWLWRVKPPYDRLALGDDDVEMDLTKRGAKGHKGVIICTDPIESRTGMKADWTPVPPGALVVVRQGAVRAEVLPPNVPRGAGQDAVAAELEARARLRRPNVAKSRVMDVHHRTVYRYNRAVERSTHILRMTPAQDRLQSVLSHELTMSAGTLREEYEDVFGNRVRRAHVETPYTELVIEARSRVELKDTDPLGSHTPHIRTTFPLLWMPWQQVMLQPFLQPPALPDTELEELLEYAMSFARRNDFDLLDTLLDLNFTLFKEYRYAQGVTTVHTTPFQVYAARHGVCQDFTNLFVCLARLLGVPARYTCGYIYTGPKHANTQQAEASHAWVQAYLPERGWKGFDPTNGVITQTDHVRLAVGRSYSDAAPTSGTIYVGGGMERLEALVRCEPVEEPSR, from the coding sequence ATGCCCAACCTGCTTGCCACTTCTTTCGAGGGGACGCTCGCCCCCAGCCTGGACCTTCGCTGTCTCGCTCCCGGGAACAAGCTCCCGGACGGGTGGGGCTTGGGCTATTACCCGGGCAGTGAGCCCTCGGCGCAGGTGCTCAAGGAGCACGCCCCACCGCCGGGCGGCAGCATCCACAGCGAGCTCGTCAAGGCCTGGGGACACCTGGAGTCTCCGCTCTTTCTCCTGCACATCCGCAACGCCAAGTGGGGCGCCATCAGCGACGCCAACACCCAGCCCTTCTGCCGCAGCTACGGCGGCCGGGACTGGATGTTCGGCCACAGCGGCAGCCTCCGCCGTGCCCTGCCGCCTCCGCCCGAAATCCACCTCGCGCCCGTGGGCTCCACCGACTCGGAGCTCGTCTTCTGCCGGCTGCTCAGCTGGGTCCAGGCGGCGGGCTGGCAGCGGCTCGGGGAGGTGGATCTGGAGCGGCTGCGCGATTGGCTGGAGGAGATCAACTCCTTCGGTCCGCTCACCCTGTTCTTCACGGACGGGCAGGACCTGTGCGTCTACGCGGACGCGCAGAGCGCCACGGGCGCGTGGCTGTGGCGCGTGAAGCCGCCGTACGACCGGCTCGCGCTGGGCGATGATGACGTGGAGATGGACCTGACCAAGCGCGGCGCCAAGGGCCACAAGGGCGTCATCATCTGCACGGACCCCATCGAGTCGCGCACGGGCATGAAGGCCGACTGGACGCCCGTGCCTCCCGGGGCCCTGGTGGTGGTGCGGCAGGGTGCCGTGCGCGCCGAGGTGCTGCCTCCGAACGTGCCGCGCGGGGCCGGCCAGGACGCTGTGGCCGCCGAGCTGGAGGCCCGCGCCCGTCTGCGCCGCCCCAACGTGGCCAAGTCCCGGGTGATGGATGTGCATCACCGCACCGTCTACCGCTACAACCGGGCCGTGGAGCGCAGCACCCATATCCTCCGGATGACGCCCGCGCAGGATCGGCTCCAGTCCGTGCTCTCGCACGAGCTGACCATGTCCGCGGGCACCCTCCGCGAGGAGTACGAGGACGTGTTTGGCAACCGGGTGCGGCGTGCGCACGTGGAGACGCCCTACACGGAGCTCGTCATCGAAGCACGCTCCCGCGTGGAGCTGAAGGACACGGATCCGCTGGGCTCTCACACGCCGCACATCCGCACCACGTTCCCGTTGCTGTGGATGCCGTGGCAGCAGGTGATGTTGCAGCCGTTCCTTCAGCCCCCGGCGCTGCCGGACACGGAGCTCGAGGAGCTGCTCGAGTACGCGATGAGCTTCGCGCGGCGCAACGACTTCGACCTGCTCGACACGCTGCTGGACCTCAACTTCACCCTCTTCAAGGAGTACCGCTACGCGCAGGGGGTGACGACGGTGCACACCACGCCGTTCCAGGTGTACGCGGCGCGGCACGGGGTGTGCCAGGACTTCACCAACCTCTTCGTCTGCCTGGCGCGTCTGCTCGGAGTGCCCGCGCGCTACACCTGCGGTTACATCTACACGGGCCCCAAGCACGCGAACACGCAGCAGGCCGAGGCTTCGCACGCTTGGGTCCAGGCGTACCTCCCAGAGCGCGGGTGGAAGGGGTTCGATCCCACCAACGGCGTGATCACTCAGACGGATCACGTGCGGCTGGCGGTGGGGCGCTCGTACTCGGACGCGGCGCCCACCTCGGGCACCATCTACGTGGGAGGAGGGATGGAGCGGCTCGAGGCCCTCGTGCGCTGCGAGCCTGTGGAGGAGCCGAGCCGCTGA
- a CDS encoding acyl-CoA thioesterase — protein sequence MSEAETADRYRYFLPITTRWMDNDVYGHINNVTYYSYFDTVANHYLIHEGGLDIHSSPVIGLVVESRCSYHAPLAYPDRLRAGLRVDKLGNRSVTYGIAIFKEGEEQAAAHGHFVHVFVDRASRKAMAIPERLREALARLAPPPPTTEEEV from the coding sequence GTGTCCGAAGCCGAGACTGCTGACCGCTACCGCTACTTCCTGCCCATCACCACTCGCTGGATGGACAACGACGTCTACGGCCACATCAACAACGTCACCTATTACAGCTACTTCGACACGGTGGCGAACCACTACCTCATCCACGAAGGGGGCCTCGACATCCACAGCAGCCCCGTCATCGGCCTGGTGGTGGAGTCCCGGTGCTCCTACCACGCCCCGCTCGCGTATCCGGATCGCCTCCGAGCAGGTCTGCGCGTGGACAAGCTGGGCAACCGCTCGGTGACATACGGGATCGCCATCTTCAAGGAGGGCGAGGAGCAAGCCGCCGCCCACGGGCACTTCGTGCACGTCTTCGTGGACCGAGCGTCGCGCAAGGCCATGGCCATTCCCGAGCGCCTGCGCGAGGCCCTCGCGCGCCTTGCCCCTCCTCCGCCCACGACGGAAGAAGAAGTCTGA
- a CDS encoding hydroxyacid-oxoacid transhydrogenase, whose protein sequence is MLCRHYHLVGEGCDSAFTVDTSRITFGRGCLAEVGDRAKALGMKRVALFSDERMARLEHFQKVRQSLSAAGLDVAVYTDVHVEPTDQSFLEAARFASEARPDGYISLGGGSVIDTCKGANLYATYPADFLAYVNVPVGQGRAVPGPLKPHIACPTTSGTGSEVTGITIFDLLSLKAKTGIAALALRPTEALIDPDCTATLPSEVVAASGLDVLSHALESYTARPYVRRPAPARPSLRPMSQGANPWSDLGCREALRLMGLYLERGVADAQDHEAREQLMWAATLAGIAFGNAGVHAPHGMAYAVAGLVRDFHPSGYPQGEPLVPHGMSVIVNAPAVFRYTAEVSPERHLEAAEWLGADVRGAAPADAGEVLARKLIQIMRTVGMPNGLGGVGYTEADLIPLTEGAYPQQRLLQNAPREMSRPVLTELFRQALRYW, encoded by the coding sequence GTGCTCTGCCGCCACTACCACCTCGTAGGCGAAGGCTGCGACAGCGCCTTCACGGTTGATACCTCGCGCATCACCTTTGGTCGAGGCTGCCTGGCCGAGGTGGGTGATCGCGCCAAGGCGCTCGGGATGAAGCGCGTGGCCCTGTTCTCTGACGAGCGCATGGCGCGGCTCGAGCACTTCCAAAAGGTGCGTCAGTCCCTGAGCGCCGCCGGGCTGGACGTGGCCGTCTACACGGACGTGCACGTGGAGCCTACGGATCAGTCCTTCCTGGAGGCGGCGCGGTTTGCCTCGGAGGCCCGGCCAGACGGCTACATCTCGCTGGGTGGCGGTTCAGTCATCGACACGTGCAAGGGCGCCAACCTCTACGCCACATACCCGGCGGACTTCCTCGCCTACGTGAACGTGCCCGTAGGCCAGGGGCGTGCGGTGCCCGGCCCGCTCAAGCCGCACATCGCCTGCCCCACCACCTCGGGCACGGGCAGCGAGGTGACAGGCATCACCATCTTCGACCTGCTCTCCCTGAAGGCGAAGACGGGCATCGCCGCTCTGGCGCTGCGTCCCACCGAGGCCCTCATCGACCCGGACTGCACAGCCACCCTCCCGAGCGAGGTGGTCGCCGCCAGTGGGCTCGACGTGCTGTCCCACGCGCTGGAGTCCTATACGGCCCGCCCGTATGTGCGCCGCCCTGCCCCTGCTCGCCCGAGCCTGCGCCCCATGAGCCAGGGCGCCAACCCGTGGAGCGACCTGGGCTGCCGCGAGGCGCTGCGCCTGATGGGCCTGTACCTGGAGCGCGGAGTGGCGGACGCACAGGACCACGAGGCCCGAGAGCAGCTGATGTGGGCCGCCACGCTGGCGGGCATCGCGTTCGGGAACGCCGGAGTGCACGCGCCGCACGGCATGGCCTACGCGGTGGCCGGGCTGGTTCGAGACTTCCACCCCTCGGGCTACCCACAAGGCGAGCCCCTGGTGCCGCACGGCATGTCCGTCATCGTGAACGCCCCGGCCGTGTTCCGCTACACCGCCGAGGTGAGCCCCGAGCGGCACCTGGAGGCCGCAGAGTGGCTCGGCGCGGACGTGCGAGGTGCGGCGCCCGCGGATGCCGGTGAGGTACTCGCGAGGAAGCTGATCCAGATCATGCGCACGGTAGGCATGCCCAACGGCCTGGGTGGCGTCGGCTACACCGAGGCGGACCTCATTCCCCTCACCGAGGGCGCCTACCCGCAGCAGCGGCTCCTGCAGAACGCGCCCCGGGAGATGAGCCGCCCCGTGCTCACCGAGCTGTTCCGCCAGGCGCTGCGCTACTGGTAA
- a CDS encoding twin-arginine translocase TatA/TatE family subunit: MCGLGLGEMIVIGFILVVVFSASRMGQLGNAVGKFVYSFKKASKGEDFVDAKPLPPGARRGTTDAEYTDPTKKS, from the coding sequence ATGTGTGGGCTGGGCCTCGGCGAAATGATTGTCATCGGCTTCATCCTGGTGGTGGTCTTCTCCGCCTCGCGGATGGGCCAGCTGGGCAACGCCGTGGGCAAGTTCGTCTACTCGTTCAAGAAGGCCTCCAAGGGTGAGGACTTCGTGGACGCGAAGCCCCTGCCCCCGGGCGCGCGGCGCGGCACCACGGACGCCGAGTACACCGACCCCACCAAGAAGAGCTGA
- a CDS encoding glycerophosphodiester phosphodiesterase produces MLLLAHRGASADAPENTLEAFSEAVRQGADGVELDAQVCGSGEVVVCHDERLDRLAGLPWQVGTTAWWKLQRADVGTSLGFRPARIPLLEEVLDALPSHFLVNIELKCAQVRDGGLSRRVAELVTQKGLSERVVISSFNSMCLFRVAAVAPSLRRGLLIHPDRPWAPQAHLLSPLVSSHSVHPHHSACTPERMEEWLNAGLRVAAWTVDAPERARELEALGVSYLITNRPGALREALRSGRQDPD; encoded by the coding sequence ATGCTCCTGCTCGCCCACCGAGGGGCCAGTGCTGACGCCCCCGAAAACACCCTGGAGGCCTTCTCCGAGGCCGTGCGCCAGGGCGCTGACGGCGTGGAGCTGGATGCGCAGGTGTGCGGCTCGGGCGAGGTGGTGGTCTGTCACGATGAGCGGCTGGACCGGCTCGCCGGCCTGCCCTGGCAGGTGGGCACCACCGCTTGGTGGAAGCTCCAGCGGGCAGACGTGGGCACGTCCTTGGGCTTCCGCCCCGCACGCATTCCCCTGCTGGAGGAGGTGCTGGACGCGCTGCCCTCGCACTTCCTCGTGAACATCGAGCTGAAGTGCGCCCAGGTCCGGGATGGGGGGCTGTCGCGCCGCGTGGCGGAGCTCGTCACCCAGAAGGGGCTGAGCGAGCGGGTGGTGATCTCCAGCTTCAACTCGATGTGCTTGTTCCGGGTCGCCGCCGTCGCACCCTCTCTGCGGCGCGGGCTGCTCATCCACCCGGACAGGCCCTGGGCGCCCCAGGCTCACCTGCTGAGCCCGCTGGTGTCCTCGCACTCGGTGCACCCGCACCACAGTGCGTGCACGCCGGAGCGCATGGAGGAGTGGCTCAACGCAGGCCTACGCGTAGCCGCATGGACCGTGGACGCGCCCGAGCGGGCGCGGGAGCTGGAGGCGCTGGGCGTCTCCTACCTCATCACCAACCGCCCCGGAGCCTTGCGAGAGGCCCTGCGGAGCGGCCGACAGGACCCTGATTAG
- a CDS encoding MXAN_5808 family serine peptidase, whose protein sequence is MNHMPRMLRRIIAVAVLLGAWALVGSDRAPIPLTMGAAQASQGWDGSLSQPKGEKAQHDLSSLRVFTKVILYVKDNYVDPKRVKPKEMMIAALEYVEKSVPDVLVEGNAETGKLSLNVNGKTKDFDISHVDSPWKMSFTLKDVFDFISKNMRPIEDTRDIEYAAINGMLSTLDPHSVLLRPELYREMKLSTKGEFGGLGFVIQMREGNLTVVRVLPKTPAHRAGIQKDDQIKKIGEESTVNMDLNEAVSKLRGPVDSKITITVERKGWDKPRVMTLARAMISIESVQHKLLAGNVGYVRLKNFQGNTTRDLEAALADIRKNAEAKGGTMKGLVLDLRGNPGGLLEQAIQVSDTFISSGVLVATVGLSDKLREEKRARPQEGEDAYPIAVLVNSGSASASEIVAGAMKNLNRAVIIGRQTFGKGSVQVLYDFPDDSALKLTIAKYLTPGDVSIQEVGIIPDIQLVPTKVTDESVIVFAPRRSIGEADLDQHFGNPDSDKVAKKREDVLDREKPIDSLKYLKVDEKVQAQATAKKEKEEAEKAPKTAQKDAKDAKGKAGGKDPLLDTEVGGQSEDLDDQLDAESQDEIKEDFEVSFARDYVLKATSSNRMEQLKQGKAFIDQKRAEEEQRINSAIAALGVDWSPGPTPKNVQLEATFSPPSDQPVKAGEALDMVVTAENKGTEPLKRVRAWTESDNAFLDRREFVFGSLAPGEKKTWKVQVKLPKDMTSRRDDVTVKFMDDNGLLPKTLVSELGFLELPRPSFAFNWQVLDDCATCNGDGVAQFGEDITVALDVTNVGNGVAMNSFATIKNAGDPNVFIKKGRFSLEELAPGETKTARFLLEVKKGYKGDTFPLKLAIIDEPLEEFVTEKLELPVRDTAALTLEPTKSMVKLSEKTELLSSPLPDAKPVGRVSSASVLPVVAVGKGFYKVTVGEDRFAFVRSSDAKEQKAAKAVLPKKVEWLTRMAPPGIHLDVDTSHGGVMATGDRYSLSGTVTDPDGILDVYVLVNDQKVYFKAVDPKGEEPRKLKFSTEFALKEGNNNVLVVAREDADFASRKTLVIRRRPAEVAQKLVGSSTGPQQKTP, encoded by the coding sequence ATGAACCACATGCCGCGAATGCTTCGCCGGATCATCGCTGTCGCTGTCTTGCTCGGGGCCTGGGCCCTCGTGGGCAGTGACCGGGCCCCCATTCCGCTCACCATGGGGGCCGCGCAGGCCAGCCAGGGGTGGGATGGCTCGCTCTCTCAGCCCAAGGGCGAGAAGGCCCAGCACGACCTGTCCTCCCTGCGCGTCTTCACGAAGGTCATCCTCTACGTGAAGGACAACTACGTCGACCCCAAGCGCGTGAAGCCCAAGGAGATGATGATCGCCGCGCTGGAGTACGTGGAGAAGAGCGTCCCGGACGTGCTCGTCGAGGGCAACGCCGAGACGGGCAAGCTCAGCCTCAACGTCAACGGCAAGACGAAGGACTTCGACATCAGCCACGTGGACTCGCCGTGGAAGATGTCCTTCACCCTCAAGGACGTCTTCGACTTCATCTCGAAGAACATGCGTCCCATCGAGGACACCCGCGACATCGAGTACGCCGCCATCAACGGCATGCTCTCCACGCTGGATCCGCACTCGGTGCTGCTGCGCCCAGAGCTGTACCGGGAGATGAAGCTGTCCACCAAGGGTGAGTTCGGCGGCCTGGGCTTCGTCATCCAGATGCGCGAGGGCAACCTCACGGTGGTCCGCGTGCTGCCGAAGACGCCGGCGCACCGCGCGGGCATCCAGAAGGACGACCAGATCAAGAAGATTGGCGAGGAGTCCACGGTCAACATGGACCTGAACGAGGCCGTGTCCAAGCTGCGCGGCCCGGTGGACAGCAAGATCACCATCACCGTGGAGCGCAAGGGCTGGGACAAGCCCCGCGTGATGACGCTGGCCCGCGCGATGATCTCGATCGAGAGCGTCCAGCACAAGCTGCTGGCCGGCAACGTGGGCTACGTCCGCCTCAAGAACTTCCAGGGCAACACCACGCGTGACTTGGAGGCCGCGCTGGCGGACATCCGCAAGAACGCCGAGGCCAAGGGCGGCACCATGAAGGGCCTGGTCTTGGATTTGCGCGGCAACCCGGGCGGTCTGCTGGAGCAGGCCATCCAGGTGTCCGACACCTTCATCTCCAGCGGCGTGTTGGTGGCCACGGTGGGCCTGTCCGACAAGCTGCGCGAGGAGAAGCGCGCCCGTCCGCAGGAGGGCGAAGACGCCTACCCCATCGCCGTGCTGGTGAACTCGGGCAGCGCCTCGGCCTCGGAGATCGTCGCTGGCGCGATGAAGAACCTCAACCGGGCGGTCATCATCGGCCGGCAGACGTTCGGCAAGGGCAGCGTGCAGGTGCTCTATGACTTCCCGGACGACAGCGCGCTGAAGCTGACCATCGCTAAGTACCTGACGCCGGGCGACGTCTCCATCCAGGAGGTGGGCATCATCCCGGACATCCAGCTGGTGCCCACGAAGGTCACGGATGAGAGCGTGATCGTGTTCGCGCCCCGCCGCTCCATTGGCGAGGCGGATCTGGACCAGCACTTCGGCAACCCGGACTCGGACAAGGTGGCCAAGAAGCGCGAGGACGTGCTGGATCGCGAGAAGCCCATCGACAGCCTCAAGTACCTGAAGGTGGACGAGAAGGTGCAGGCCCAGGCCACCGCCAAGAAGGAGAAGGAGGAGGCCGAGAAGGCTCCGAAGACGGCGCAGAAGGATGCCAAGGACGCCAAGGGCAAGGCCGGTGGCAAGGACCCGCTGCTGGACACGGAGGTGGGCGGCCAGAGCGAGGACCTCGACGACCAGCTGGACGCGGAGAGCCAGGACGAAATCAAGGAGGACTTCGAGGTCTCCTTCGCCCGGGACTACGTGCTCAAGGCCACCTCCAGCAACCGCATGGAGCAGCTGAAGCAGGGCAAGGCCTTCATCGACCAGAAGCGTGCGGAGGAGGAGCAGCGCATCAACTCCGCCATCGCCGCGCTGGGCGTGGACTGGAGCCCGGGCCCCACCCCGAAGAACGTGCAGCTGGAGGCCACCTTCTCTCCGCCGTCGGATCAGCCGGTGAAGGCCGGTGAGGCGCTGGACATGGTGGTGACGGCCGAGAACAAGGGCACCGAGCCGCTCAAGCGCGTGCGCGCCTGGACGGAGAGCGACAACGCCTTCCTGGACCGCCGCGAGTTCGTGTTCGGCTCCCTCGCCCCGGGCGAGAAGAAGACGTGGAAGGTGCAGGTGAAGCTGCCCAAGGACATGACTTCGCGCCGGGATGACGTGACGGTGAAGTTCATGGACGACAACGGCCTGCTGCCCAAGACGCTGGTGAGTGAGCTGGGTTTCCTGGAGCTGCCGCGGCCGTCCTTCGCCTTCAACTGGCAGGTGCTGGATGACTGCGCCACGTGCAACGGCGACGGCGTGGCCCAGTTCGGCGAGGACATCACCGTGGCGCTGGACGTGACGAACGTGGGCAACGGCGTGGCCATGAACTCGTTCGCCACCATCAAGAACGCGGGCGACCCGAACGTCTTCATCAAGAAGGGCCGCTTCAGCCTCGAGGAGCTGGCCCCGGGCGAGACGAAGACGGCGCGGTTCCTGCTGGAGGTGAAGAAGGGCTACAAGGGCGACACCTTCCCGCTGAAGCTGGCCATCATCGACGAGCCGCTGGAGGAGTTCGTCACCGAGAAGCTGGAGCTTCCCGTGCGCGACACGGCGGCCCTGACGCTGGAGCCCACCAAGTCCATGGTGAAGCTGAGCGAGAAGACGGAGCTGCTCAGCTCGCCGCTGCCGGACGCCAAGCCGGTGGGTCGGGTGTCGAGCGCCTCGGTGCTGCCCGTGGTGGCTGTGGGCAAGGGCTTCTACAAGGTGACCGTGGGTGAGGATCGCTTCGCCTTCGTGCGCAGCTCGGACGCCAAGGAGCAGAAGGCCGCCAAGGCGGTGCTGCCCAAGAAGGTGGAGTGGCTGACGCGCATGGCTCCTCCGGGCATCCACCTGGATGTGGACACCAGCCACGGCGGCGTGATGGCCACTGGCGACCGGTACTCGCTGTCCGGCACGGTGACGGATCCGGACGGCATCCTGGACGTGTACGTGCTGGTGAACGACCAGAAGGTCTACTTCAAGGCGGTGGATCCCAAGGGTGAAGAGCCGCGCAAGCTGAAGTTCTCCACGGAGTTCGCGCTCAAGGAGGGCAACAACAATGTCCTCGTGGTGGCGCGCGAGGATGCGGACTTCGCCAGCCGCAAGACGCTGGTGATCCGCCGCCGGCCGGCCGAGGTGGCGCAGAAGCTGGTGGGCTCCAGCACGGGCCCGCAGCAGAAGACGCCGTAG